A single window of Gavia stellata isolate bGavSte3 chromosome 16, bGavSte3.hap2, whole genome shotgun sequence DNA harbors:
- the LOC132318397 gene encoding protocadherin gamma-A2-like, translating to MCAAGRRWGRRERALLWCVLVAAWEAAWGQLRYSVPEEMPKGSFVGDVAKDLGLELPALRDRGLRILDKGRTQYFSLHGQTGHLVTAERIDREQLCRMVEQCVLRCEVIVDGEMQVYEIEVEITDINDNAPSFREAETELRMSETTSPGSRFPLRDAQDPDVGRNSLQSYELSGDEHFSLAVRAGPGGDQRPELVLAKALDREEAAFHELVLRASDGGEPARTGTARIRVAVLDANDNAPVFRQAEYTVRVPEDVPVGSALVTVAATDADEGLNGHVKYSFKKISDRASELFHLDTESGELTLKDDLDFEDISSHQVEVQAHDRGGLFDTAIIAITVTDVNDNAPELTVSSSLSAISEDAPSGTVVALLHVQDRDSGANGEVRCSLDGGVPFELRSSQGSYYRVVTATELDREEVSEYNVTVRARDGGSPALWSSAVLALRVLDVNDNAPVFAEARYSARLPENNAAGALVLTVRAADADWGQNARVRYRLSEGRVRGAPLSSYVSVQAETGALYALRSFDYEEVREVGLWVRAEDGGAPPLSSNVSVRLVIVDENDNAPQVLYPPPPASSSSSSGAGWAGVELAPRSAEPGALVAKVVAVDADAGQNAWLSYELAKATEPGLFRVGLHSGEVRTARFPLARDAARQSLVVVVKDHGRPALSATATLTVVLAESVAELLSELGSAAAAPGEPAGSLTRWLVVAVAAVSCLFLAFLLLLLALRLRRWRRSQLLAAGSGALRGVPASHFVGIDGVRAFLHSYSHEVSLTADSRKSQLRCSGGSCCDTLPARPPPDEPAPLLGKDPAAAAPVSENAPPLLVSIHGLIVVPVGGKRSE from the exons ATGTGCGCGGCGGGGAGGCGCTGGGGCCGGCGGGAGCGAGCCCTGCTGTGGTGCGTCCTGGTGGCGGCGTGGGAGGCGGCGTGGGGGCAGCTGCGCTACTCGGTTCCCGAGGAGATGCCGAAGGGCTCGTTCGTGGGCGACGTGGCCAAGgacctggggctggagctgccggcGCTCCGCGACCGCGGCCTCCGCATCTTGGACAAAGGCAGGACGCAGTATTTCTCCCTGCACGGGCAGACGGGCCATTTAGTGACGGCGGAGAGGATAGACAGAGAGCAGCTGTGCCGAATGGTGGAGCAATGCGTGCTGCGCTGTGAGGTGATCGTGGACGGGGAAATGCAGGTTTATGAAATCGAAGTGGAGATCACGGACATTAACGACAACGCGCCCAGCTTCCGAGAGGCAGAAACGGAGCTGAGAATGAGTGAGACGACATCGCCGGGGTCGCGGTTTCCTCTCCGGGACGCGCAGGACCCGGACGTGGGTCGGAATTCCCTGCAGAGCTACGAGCTGAGCGGCGACGAGCACTTCTCGCTGGCCGTGCGGGCGGGCCCCGGCGGGGATCAGCGTCCCGAGCTGGTGCTGGCGAAGGCGCTGGACCGGGAGGAGGCGGCGTTTCACGAGCTGGTGCTGCGGGCGAGCGACGGCGGAGAGCCGGCGCGGACGGGCACGGCGCGGATCCGTGTGGCCGTGCTGGACGCGAACGACAACGCGCCCGTGTTCAGGCAGGCGGAGTACACGGTGCGGGTGCCGGAGGACGTACCCGTGGGCTCCGCCCTCGTCACCGTCGCGGCCACCGACGCTGACGAGGGGCTGAACGGGCACGTGAAgtacagttttaagaaaatttcagaCCGGGCGTCAGAACTTTTTCACCTTGACACGGAGTCAGGAGAACTAACCCTTAAGGACGATTTGGACTTTGAGGATATCTCCTCACATCAGGTGGAAGTGCAGGCACATGATCGCGGAGGCCTTTTCGATACGGCAATAATCGCGATCACTGTGACAGACGTCAACGACAACGCGCCCGAACTGACAGTGTCATCGTCGCTGAGCGCGATCTCTGAGGACGCGCCGTCGGGGACGGTGGTGGCCCTGCTGCACGTGCAGGACCGGGACTCGGGCGCGAACGGCGAGGTGCGGTGCTCGCTGGACGGGGGCGTCCCGTTCGAGCTGCGAAGCTCGCAGGGCAGCTACTACCGCGTGGTGACGGCGACGGAGCTGGACCGGGAGGAGGTGTCGGAGTACAACGTGACGGTGCGGGCGAGGGACGGCGGGTCGCCGGCGCTGTGGAGCAGCGCGGTGCTGGCGCTGCGGGTGCTGGACGTGAACGACAACGCGCCGGTGTTCGCGGAGGCGCGCTACAGCGCCCGGCTGCCCGAGAACAACGCGGCGGGCGCGCTGGTGCTGACGGTGCGGGCGGCGGACGCGGACTGGGGGCAGAACGCGCGCGTGCGGTACCGGCTGTCGGAGGGGCGGGTGCGGGGCGCGCCGCTCTCGTCCTACGTGTCGGTGCAGGCGGAGACGGGCGCGCTGTACGCGCTGCGCTCCTTCGACTACGAGGAGGTGCGCGaggtggggctgtgggtgcgGGCGGAGGACGGCGGCGCGCCCCCGCTGAGCAGCAACGTGTCGGTGCGGCTCGTGATCGTGGACGAGAACGACAACGCGCCGCAGGTGCTGtacccgccgccgccggcgtcgtcgtcgtcgtcgtcggGCGCGGGCTGGGCGGGCGTGGAGCTGGCGCCGCGCTCGGCGGAGCCCGGGGCGCTGGTGGCCAAGGTGGTGGCGGTGGACGCGGACGCGGGGCAGAACGCGTGGCTGTCGTACGAGCTGGCCAAGGCGACGGAGCCGGGGCTGTTCCGCGTGGGGCTGCACAGCGGCGAGGTGCGCACGGCGCGCTTCCCGCTGGCCCGCGACGCGGCGCGGCAGAgcctggtggtggtggtgaaggACCACGGGCGGCCGGCGCTGTCGGCCACGGCCACGCTGACGGTGGTGCTGGCCGAGAGCGTGGCCGAGCTGCTGTCGGAGctgggcagcgcggcggcggcgccgggcgaGCCGGCCGGCAGCCTGACGCGGTGGCTGGTGGTGGCCGTGGCGGCCGTGTCCTGCCTCTTCCTcgccttcctgctgctgctgctggcgctgcGCCTGCGGCGCTGGCGCCGCTCGCAGCTGctggcggcgggcagcggcgccTTGCGCGGCGTCCCGGCCTCGCACTTCGTGGGCATCGACGGCGTCCGCGCCTTCCTGCACTCCTACTCGCACGAGGTGTCGCTCACCGCCGACTCGCGCAAGAGCCAGCTCCGCTGCTCGGGCGGCAGCTGCTGCGACACcctcccggcccggccgccgcccgaCGAGCCCGCGCCGCTGCTCGGGAAggaccccgccgccgccgccccg GTCTCAGAAAATGCCCCTCCCCTCCTGGTATCCATCCACGGCCTGATCGTGGTACCTGTTGGAGGGAAGCGATCTGAGTGA
- the LOC132318398 gene encoding protocadherin gamma-B5-like: MAGRQRQSRRRAGGRVLLPALLLCLCCRAAPERLRYAIPEELGRGSLVGPLARDLGLSPAELPARKLRLSAEKPYFTVSGESGNLYVSERLDREEMCGESASCAVSFEALVQNPLNVFHVEVAIQDVNDNAPRFLQDNFQLEINELTSPGARFALGMAEDTDVGSNSLQGYELEANGYFAVEVKESPDGSKFAELVLRRALDRESEQSLRLVLTALDGGEPPRSGTAQLCINVTDANDNPPVFAQDRYRASLREDAPPGSMVLNVSASDADAGTNARVTYGFGKTPSKVLQKFVVDAESGTITLQEALDFEDTRGYTLLVEARDGGGLVAHCKVEVEVLDVNDNAPEVTLTSVSSPVPEDAPSGTVVAVLKVRDRDSGENGQVWCELSGEAPLSLVASSGGSYKVVTASALDREQAPEHRVTVVARDRGSPSLSSRTALVLEVSDVNDNAPVFEEASYSAYVAENNAAGAAVVRVRARDADAGANGRVSYWLAGGSAGAAAYVSVEARSGAVYAQRSFDYEQCREFAVAVRAQDGGAPSRSSTATVRVFVLDRNDNAPRVLWPAAGAGAGAGAGAAGAVAAPFEVVPRSAEAGYLVAKVVAVDADAGRNAWLSYELVQASEPALFRVGLHSGEVRTARAVSERDAAKQRLVAVVKDHGQPALSATATLHVVLAESLQEALPELSERAAGADSPAELQFYLVLALALLSALFLLSVALAVLARVRRAGPPAVLRCLGAQRFSVAGAAFPADFCEGTLPSSYNLCVAPGRAVAEGAWLPPPPPLPSLPAEELLGGEPCGKRSPSSSAGAGEPPADPDAPQVCKPARSRWSP; the protein is encoded by the coding sequence ATGGcgggcaggcagaggcagagccGCCGGCGAGCCGGCGGGCGAGTGCTGCTGCCCGCGTTGCTGCTGTGCTTGTGCTGCCGGGCGGCGCCGGAGCGGCTCCGCTACGCCATCCCCgaggagctgggcagaggcTCGCTGGTGGGGCCGCTGGCGCGGGACCTGGGGCTGAGCCCGGCGGAGCTGCCGGCACGCAAGCTGCGGCTCAGCGCGGAGAAGCCATACTTCACGGTGAGCGGGGAGAGCGGGAACCTGTACGTGAGCGAGCGGCTGGACCGGGAGGAGATGTGCGGCGAGTCGGCGTCCTGCGCCGTCAGCTTCGAGGCGCTGGTGCAGAACCCGCTCAACGTTTTCCACGTCGAGGTGGCCATCCAGGACGTCAACGACAACGCGCCGCGCTTCCTGCAAGACAATTTCCAGCTGGAGATCAACGAGTTAACTTCTCCCGGCGCCCGTTTTGCCTTGGGCATGGCGGAAGACACCGACGTGGGCAGCAACTCGCTCCAGGGCTACGAGCTGGAGGCCAACGGGTACTTCGCGGTGGAGGTGAAGGAGAGCCCGGACGGCAGCAAGTTCGCGGAGCTGGTGCTGCGCCGTGCGCTGGACCGGGAGAGCGAGCAGAGCCTGCGGCTGGTGCTGACGGCGCTGGACGGCGGCGAGCCGCCCCGCAGCGGCACCGCCCAGCTCTGCATCAACGTCACCGACGCCAACGACAACCCACCCGTGTTCGCACAGGACCGGTACCGCGCGAGCCTGCGCGAGGACGCGCCGCCGGGCTCGATGGTGCTGAACGTCTCGGCCTCCGACGCAGACGCCGGCACCAACGCGCGCGTCACCTACGGCTTCGGGAAAACGCCGTCCAAGGTGCTTCAGAAGTTCGTGGTGGACGCGGAGAGCGGGACGATCACGCTGCAGGAAGCGCTGGACTTCGAGGACACGCGAGGCTACACGCTGCTGGTGGAGGCTAGGGACGGGGGCGGTCTGGTGGCGCACTGCAAGGTGGAAGTGGAGGTGCTGGACGTGAACGACAACGCGCCCGAGGTGACACTTACGTCGGTGTCGAGCCCGGTGCCCGAGGACGCGCCGTCGGGCACGGTGGTGGCCGTGTTGAAAGTGCGGGACCGGGACTCCGGGGAGAACGGTCAGGTGTGGTGCGAGCTGTCGGGCGAGGCGCCGCTGTCGCTCGTGGCGTCGTCGGGCGGCTCGTACAAGGTGGTGACGGCGAGCGCGCTGGACCGGGAGCAGGCGCCCGAGCACCGGGTGACGGTGGTGGCCAGGGACCGGGGCAGCCCGTCGCTCTCCAGCCGCACGGCGCTGGTGCTGGAGGTGTCGGACGTGAACGACAATGCGCCGGTGTTCGAGGAGGCCTCCTACAGCGCCTACGTGGCGGAGAACAacgcggcgggcgcggcggtGGTGCGCGTGCGCGCGCGGGACGCGGACGCGGGCGCCAACGGGCGCGTGAGCTATTGGCTggcgggcggcagcgcgggcgcgGCGGCGTACGTGTCGGTGgaggcgcggagcggcgcggtGTACGCGCAGCGCTCCTTCGACTACGAGCAGTGCCGCGAGTTCGCGGTGGCGGTGCGGGCGCAGGACGGCGGGGCGCCGTCGCGGAGCTCGACGGCGACGGTGCGCGTCTTCGTGCTGGACCGCAACGACAACGCGCCGCGGGTGCTGTGGCCGGCGGCGGGCGcaggggcgggcgcgggggcgggggcggcgggggcggtCGCGGCGCCGTTCGAGGTGGTGCCGCGGTCGGCCGAGGCCGGGTACCTGGTGGCCAAGGTGGTGGCGGTGGACGCGGACGCGGGGCGCAACGCGTGGCTGTCGTACGAGCTGGTGCAGGCGTCGGAGCCGGCGCTGTTCCGCGTGGGGCTGCACAGCGGCGAGGTGCGGACGGCGCGGGCCGTGTCGGAGAGGGACGCGGCGAAGCAGCGGCTGGTGGCCGTGGTGAAGGACCACGGGCAGCCGGCGCTGTCGGCCACGGCCACGCTGCACGTGGTGCTGGCCGAGAGCTTGCAGGAGGCGCTGCCGGAGCTGAgcgagcgggcggcgggcgccgaCTCGCCGGCGGAGCTGCAGTTCTACCTGGTGCTGGCGCTGGCGCTCCTCTCCGCCCTGTTCCTGCTGAGCGTGGCGCTGGCCGTGCTGGCGCGGgtgcgccgggccgggccgcccgccgtCCTGCGCTGCCTGGGCGCGCAGCGCTTCTCGGTGGCCGGCGCCGCCTTCCCGGCCGACTTCTGCGAGGGCACCTTGCCCTCCTCCTACAACCTGTGCGTGGCGCCGGGCCGCGCCGTCGCCGAGGGCGCttggctgccgccgccgccgccgctgcccagCCTGCCCGCGGAGGAGCTGCTCGGCGGGGAGCCCTGCGGGAAGCGGAGCCCGAGCAGCAGCGCCGGCGCGGGAGAGCCGCCCGCGGACCCCGACGCACCGCAGGTCTGTAAACCCGCGCGCTCCCGCTGGTCTCCTTGA